One genomic segment of Sebastes fasciatus isolate fSebFas1 chromosome 17, fSebFas1.pri, whole genome shotgun sequence includes these proteins:
- the rp9 gene encoding retinitis pigmentosa 9 protein: MSDKKRRREKEDRREHKRHKSSKQDLEKLKTHTKKLNQEVQQLKHVETFYEKPPPGLIKEHEDKPEDCIPAEPGNEAARSFLANAPTRGLWMPLGKEVKVMQCWRCKRYGHRTGDKECPFFIKGNQKLEQFRVAHEDPMYDIIRENKRNEKETRIQQLQQLLQDTTSSSNSDSSSSSTSSSSSSSSSSSSDHHRSKKRKKGKEKTKKKEKKKRKRKRKHKSSKTSDCSDSD; this comes from the exons ATGTCGGACAAGAAGCgaagaagagagaaggaggaccGACGAGAGCACAAGAGACACAAGTCCTCCAAACAGGATCTGGAGAAACTCAAAACACACACGAAGAAACTCAACCAAGAAGTCCAACAACTGAAACACGTCGAGACCTT CTATGAGAAACCTCCACCAGGACTCATCAAG gAGCATGAGGACAAACCAGAGGACTGTATTCCTGCTGAACCAGGAAATGAAGCAGCCAGGAGCTTCCTGGCCAACGCCCCCACCAGGGGGCTGTGGATGCCTCTGGGGAAGGAGGTGAAGGTGATGCAGT GTTGGAGATGCAAGCGCTACGGCCACAGGACAGGTGATAAAGAGTGCCCGTTCTTCATCAAAGGCAACCAGAAACTAGAGCAGTTCAGAGTG GCTCATGAAGACCCAATGTACGACATCATTCGAGAAAACAAAAGGAATGAAAAAGAAACCAG GatccagcagctgcagcagctgcttcaGGACACCACTTCCTCCTCCAATTCAGacagctcttcctcctccacttcctcctcctcctcctcctcctcctcttcgtcgtcTGACCACCATCGCAgcaagaaaaggaaaaaggggAAGGAGAAAacgaagaagaaagagaagaagaagagaaaaaggaaacGAAAGCACAAGTCCTCCAAAACCAGTGACTGCTCGGATTCAGATTGA